From a region of the candidate division WOR-3 bacterium genome:
- a CDS encoding permease-like cell division protein FtsX has product MKLGYLLKETWRTITRNFSQFFLASAVMAICLLLTALFLVITLNVLKISASARAWAEIYAFVTDDIANDPAPLLKRVIDITGVAAVRFVSKAEAFDELRAELGSDTLLLDVLGENPLPASIRLALHPNYTDVENVSAIEQKLLLLPGVTEVWSGKELLAQLNRALKILLIIDIGIFIIVAASVIFIAFQTVESSVITRAQEVEIMELVGASRMAIRIPFILQGLLQGTFGSIIAFLLIFIIFKVVTSFIPTPFFPSGVVLGTTLLSGLLFGLGGSILALNRLPSTLIAKPKPQRLRSL; this is encoded by the coding sequence ATGAAATTGGGTTACCTCTTGAAGGAGACTTGGCGTACAATCACCCGGAATTTCAGCCAATTTTTCCTTGCGAGCGCAGTAATGGCTATATGTCTCCTTTTAACCGCACTTTTTCTTGTAATAACTCTAAATGTGCTCAAAATCTCTGCGTCGGCACGGGCATGGGCAGAAATCTACGCGTTTGTGACGGACGACATTGCCAATGACCCAGCACCACTTCTCAAGCGAGTAATCGATATTACTGGTGTAGCTGCTGTGCGCTTTGTCTCAAAAGCAGAGGCGTTTGATGAATTGCGCGCGGAACTTGGTTCTGATACCCTTTTGCTGGATGTATTAGGTGAAAATCCTCTCCCTGCATCGATTCGACTTGCCCTTCATCCCAATTATACCGACGTGGAAAATGTTAGTGCCATCGAACAAAAACTATTACTTTTACCAGGCGTCACCGAGGTTTGGTCAGGAAAAGAATTATTGGCGCAACTCAATCGGGCACTGAAAATCCTGTTGATAATTGACATCGGAATTTTTATCATAGTTGCTGCTTCTGTCATTTTTATAGCATTTCAGACGGTTGAAAGTTCAGTTATAACCCGTGCCCAAGAAGTAGAGATTATGGAACTTGTGGGGGCTAGCCGAATGGCAATACGAATCCCTTTTATTCTCCAAGGTTTGCTTCAAGGAACCTTCGGTAGCATCATCGCCTTTCTCCTGATTTTCATCATTTTCAAAGTGGTTACCTCTTTCATCCCGACGCCATTTTTCCCCTCGGGGGTGGTGCTCGGGACTACCCTCCTATCAGGACTTTTGTTCGGCCTAGGCGGCTCAATATTGGCACTCAATCGGCTTCCCTCTACCTTGATTGCCAAACCTAAACCGCAGCGGCTCCGTTCGCTTTAG